Proteins from a genomic interval of Candidatus Caccoplasma merdavium:
- a CDS encoding relaxase — protein MIAKAKAISYGINDLRYITGESKHKKHPEKIYRVFDNLLPPDLDAMGIWNSMQLTLSQHRPIKNSIIRIELSPSPEHTSFYDIEDWQKLWHEFAEEFDKQTITGKDGKVRSSPTNLANSKYTVYLHMESKGKVPHLHAAICRFDENGNINNDHNIHLRAQRAAERVAVKRGWKTAEEIRSRNIPEVSRECMEVLRTMPSWSWEEYKKALARRGYSVYERKDKKDILRGYAILKGNAKYKASELGVARNLMISKLPRTWQKLHYRERLAAQVNTSQIHRPEPVKRSTADMDYTYYRSGSVSYTLSSHSGTEQRFYIPERVLDYFNEEFDYREVANSSELT, from the coding sequence ATGATTGCAAAAGCCAAAGCCATATCTTACGGTATTAATGACCTTCGTTATATTACTGGCGAATCAAAGCACAAGAAGCATCCGGAAAAAATATATCGGGTATTTGACAATCTGTTGCCCCCGGATCTGGACGCTATGGGAATATGGAACTCCATGCAGTTGACCCTTTCCCAGCATCGGCCGATCAAGAATTCCATAATCAGAATAGAGTTGAGTCCATCGCCTGAGCATACCAGTTTCTATGACATTGAGGACTGGCAAAAGCTCTGGCACGAGTTCGCCGAAGAGTTCGACAAACAAACGATTACCGGCAAGGACGGGAAAGTCCGTTCCAGCCCGACCAATCTGGCAAACAGCAAATACACGGTTTACCTGCACATGGAATCCAAAGGGAAAGTTCCCCATCTACACGCCGCAATTTGCCGCTTTGATGAAAACGGAAACATCAACAATGACCATAACATTCATCTTCGGGCACAACGTGCAGCCGAACGAGTTGCAGTGAAACGTGGCTGGAAGACTGCGGAAGAAATCCGAAGTCGCAACATTCCGGAAGTAAGCAGAGAGTGTATGGAGGTATTGAGAACCATGCCATCGTGGTCATGGGAAGAATACAAGAAGGCACTTGCCCGGAGAGGCTATTCCGTATATGAACGGAAAGATAAGAAAGATATTCTCCGTGGATATGCGATCCTCAAAGGAAATGCCAAATACAAGGCTTCCGAATTGGGAGTGGCCCGTAACCTGATGATTTCCAAACTTCCCCGAACCTGGCAAAAACTCCACTATCGGGAGAGGCTTGCCGCTCAGGTCAATACTTCTCAAATCCATCGGCCGGAACCTGTTAAAAGATCGACAGCCGATATGGACTATACTTACTATCGTTCCGGATCGGTGTCCTATACGCTTTCTTCCCATAGCGGAACGGAACAGCGTTTCTATATCCCGGAGCGGGTACTTGACTATTTCAATGAAGAGTTCGACTACCGGGAGGTTGCCAACAGCAGCGAGCTGAC
- a CDS encoding helix-turn-helix domain-containing protein, translating into MKTDQLTFNDLPAVVGELCDRIASMENLLTEKLSKQHEAKENTHVPMTVQEACAYLKMPLSTFYYKVKKDDIPVIKQGKHLYIYRDELDKWLESSRKNPAPQTFEEENEAMLASHRRKPNLKNW; encoded by the coding sequence ATGAAAACAGACCAACTTACATTCAATGACTTGCCGGCAGTAGTCGGTGAACTTTGCGACCGGATAGCAAGCATGGAAAATCTGCTGACAGAAAAACTGTCCAAGCAGCATGAAGCCAAAGAAAACACGCACGTCCCCATGACCGTGCAGGAAGCTTGCGCCTATCTCAAAATGCCGTTATCGACCTTTTATTACAAGGTCAAAAAAGATGATATTCCAGTCATCAAGCAAGGGAAACATCTATACATTTACCGGGATGAACTGGACAAATGGCTGGAATCCTCCCGAAAGAATCCGGCTCCGCAAACTTTTGAGGAAGAGAACGAAGCCATGCTCGCTTCCCATCGCCGTAAACCTAACCTTAAAAACTGGTAA
- a CDS encoding AAA family ATPase produces the protein MEKTDETIPSREELAVFIEEAAVSVTNSYEEAPAVLMVDDAVIGTLGNFSASIGKAKSKKTFNVSAIAASALSGRTVLRYRSMFPENKRKILYIDTEQGRHHCQQVLKRILRLAEMPDDKVPENLVMLSLRKFAPRVRLLIVEEAIGTTPDLGLVIIDGIRDFLYDINSSSESTEVISKFMQWTDDKQIHIHTVLHQNKNDEHARGHIGTELNNKAETILQVEVDKDDKAISVVEAVHIRDRDFEPFAFRINEDVLPELVEPYLSKEKKSGRPTKEPFDPQREIPEPVHRAAVAAAFANGNIGSYDDYLERLKEAYVLHNVKLGYNKAVKVATFLGNKQMVIKEGKNYILNPEYHY, from the coding sequence ATGGAGAAGACGGACGAAACGATACCTTCACGTGAGGAACTGGCAGTTTTTATAGAGGAAGCAGCCGTGAGCGTCACGAATAGCTATGAAGAGGCTCCGGCGGTGTTGATGGTGGATGATGCTGTTATAGGCACATTGGGGAATTTCAGCGCTTCCATCGGGAAAGCCAAAAGCAAGAAGACTTTCAACGTTTCGGCCATTGCCGCATCAGCATTGAGTGGCCGCACTGTTCTTCGTTACCGTTCCATGTTCCCCGAGAACAAGAGGAAGATTCTGTATATTGACACGGAGCAGGGACGCCATCATTGTCAACAGGTACTGAAGCGCATCCTGCGTTTGGCGGAAATGCCGGATGACAAGGTGCCGGAAAATCTGGTCATGTTGTCTCTGCGCAAGTTTGCACCAAGAGTGCGCCTGTTGATAGTCGAAGAAGCTATCGGCACCACACCTGATTTGGGTCTGGTCATTATAGATGGCATCCGTGATTTCCTTTACGACATCAATTCATCCAGTGAATCTACCGAAGTTATCTCGAAATTCATGCAGTGGACGGACGACAAACAAATTCATATCCATACTGTCCTGCATCAGAACAAGAATGATGAACATGCGCGTGGTCACATCGGCACGGAACTCAACAACAAGGCGGAAACCATACTGCAGGTAGAAGTGGACAAAGATGACAAAGCCATAAGCGTGGTCGAGGCCGTTCACATCCGGGACCGGGACTTTGAACCTTTCGCTTTCCGCATAAACGAAGACGTCCTGCCCGAACTGGTAGAACCATATCTGTCCAAAGAGAAGAAGAGCGGGCGACCAACCAAAGAACCGTTCGATCCGCAGAGGGAGATTCCTGAGCCTGTACATCGTGCTGCAGTGGCTGCCGCTTTTGCCAATGGCAATATCGGCAGCTATGATGACTACCTGGAACGTCTGAAGGAAGCTTACGTATTGCATAATGTAAAGCTCGGCTACAACAAGGCGGTCAAAGTAGCCACCTTTCTTGGCAACAAGCAGATGGTCATAAAGGAGGGGAAAAATTATATTCTCAATCCAGAATACCATTACTGA
- a CDS encoding metalloproteinase, producing the protein MKEDIVNTPASPKETRSVFVGAKVTPSQRDHIKSLAEQCGMTVSDYILSCAYNFKPKARLTKEEAALLQNLDNCRSDLVKYTSALHGMSTKQRMVMFNQIPFMVGWLGELSNVAEGVCQFLEAVKEKNRIPSNPQSEEK; encoded by the coding sequence ATGAAAGAAGATATTGTCAATACACCAGCTTCCCCGAAAGAAACAAGAAGCGTCTTTGTCGGGGCAAAAGTCACTCCCAGCCAGAGAGACCATATAAAATCACTGGCCGAACAATGCGGCATGACCGTAAGCGACTACATATTGTCATGTGCGTATAACTTCAAGCCCAAAGCGAGGCTCACGAAAGAAGAGGCGGCACTGCTTCAGAATCTGGACAATTGTCGGTCTGATCTCGTAAAATATACCTCCGCACTTCACGGAATGTCCACAAAGCAGCGGATGGTAATGTTCAATCAGATTCCGTTCATGGTCGGCTGGCTCGGAGAACTTTCCAATGTTGCCGAAGGCGTCTGCCAATTCCTGGAAGCCGTAAAGGAGAAAAACAGAATTCCGTCCAACCCTCAATCAGAAGAAAAATGA